GATCATGTTGACGAGTTCATCCATTTGGGTGTTGCTGATGACGCCGAGGCGATTGACCAGCAAATCCCGCTCCATTTCCAAGCCTTCGATGGCCAGGCCTTTAAGGCCGGCGGCCACGGCCCGGCCTGCGTCCATGCGGCTTAGGGTATTGTCGTAATAAGGCTCGGGCCCGATATTATCCGGGAATCCGGCGTCTTTTCGATAGGCCAGGCGCAGCGCGTTCAACGTGGACTCGGCGATTTTAAAATCGATGACCGCATAGCCGAAGGTCAACAAAGCGAAGCCTTCCCGCCGGGTCAAGAGACTGGCGACTTGATCGGGCGTGGCCTGCAATTCCGGATCCTCGCGCACGCCGATATAAAAGCATGCGCCCCGGGCCTGGGGATTAGGGGCATTGTCTATACAATCGCGGATTCCTTTTAATTGCCGGAATTCATCCATGCTGGTTCTAATGGCGCCTTCGGACGTCTGCAGGCTGGCGATCAATTCTTCGGTCCACAAATGGACCGAGGTGAAATGAGTATCTCCGAATTCATCCGCTTCGCGCTCGCTGATGGCGCGCAAAATGTCCAAGAATTTTCGGACCTTATCATAGAGAGGTTTGATGTCGTTGTCTCTTAAATCGGTCCAGTCCGCGATTTCTTTATCCACGACCGCCGGGTCCAGGAATGTGCCCGCCAAATTGCCCCAGCCGCCGTTTAATAGATTCTCGATATTGCCGATGGACGACAAGAGCGCGTCGGCTTCATTTAATTTGTCCTGAATTTCCTGGATGCGCTGCTCCACTTCCCGGACAAAATCGCCGCGCAGGGCTTTTTGATACATTTCCTCTGCGATACGTAGTTTGCGCTGGACATCTTCGCGTTTATTCGCGAGCGCCCCTATGTCTTGACGGTTGCGTTCTTTTTCGCGCTGCACTTCTTCCAGCATATCCCTCAAGCGCCGGGTGGCCAGATCCAGGAACATGTAGCCGCGCTTCAAGAGCAGAACCTGAACCAATTCGGTGTTGGCGCGCATGATATTTTGCATGGAGCGTTCGGTGCGGGCGATTTCTTTGGCTTGCTGGTAGATTTCAAAGAGGGTGGCCTCATTGCTCATCGCGGATTGATAAGCCGCGATCGCGGCTTGGACTTCGCGTTCGGTTTCCTCCAGAACCCGCACCTGGTCGCGCAGCACCGGATCCCCGCCGTTGGGGTCGGCTTCAAGAGAAGCTCTTAACGTTTGATAGGCGGCGACTTCCGAGGCCAGACGCCGGGCGTCGGCATCGCTTTTGGTGGCTCTGGCCAGGGCCGCGTCATCGCCTAAGAGCCTGTAAAATTCGTTTTGTTCAAGCCGGCGCGCCGCGCGCCTGCTGAACGCTTCCCAGTCTTCTTGAGCCGCTCGCGCGCCGCGAAGAACCCGGAGCGCTTCGGGGTCGTCGCGGTGCCCGATATAGGCCTCGATGTCGGCGCCCGCGGCTTCCAGCTGATGGACCTCGGCCGGATCCGCGATCTCGACCCAGCCGAGTTCGTCTCTTTTGTAATAACGGACATTGCCGACTCGGGAGAGGTCCGTTCCGGAAGCGAACGTTTGCGCGACTTGACCTTTATTTCGTCCGCGCGTATACGTGGCGATCGCGTAGTTTTCACGCAGGACTCCGTCAAACCGTCGGGCCAGTTGAGCGGATGATTGTTCGCCGCGCGGATGGGCGCGGTTGGGCCTTGCCCGCCTTGGACCGGAGGATCGCCGGGACCGGGCGTCGGGGGAACGGGGTGTATCCGAGGTTGCAACTTCTTCATCGGCGCCGGCCGGCGGTTCTTCGTTTTCTTGTGCCGATGCGCGGTTTTGATCGGGTCCTTTGCTCTCGCGGCGTTTAGCCGGCGGCGCGCGCGGGGAAGAACCTTCTCCGGCCGCAGCCTGGACCGCGATGGGAGCTCCTCCGGAAACCGCGTCCGTGGCGATGGTTGCGGCCTGAGCCGCGGGAAAACTAAGGGAGGCGTAGAGCGGCGGCTGCGGGTGTTCTTGGGGTTCGCCCGCATGCTGATCAGCGCCCGCGGCCGCCATGGCCGTGTTGACCGACATGCGTCCGACTTGTCCCCCTAGGCCCGCGAAAAATTCTTGAATGCCGCGCCAAATGGATTCGCCTAAGGATGGGTTTGCGGAAGGCCTGGGCTGCGCGGCGGGCGGCGCACGCTGTTGGGAATCGGCGCCGATCTGTTCGGAAGGCCCATGGGCGGGATCGGGTGTTCTACTAAAGGAGACGGGATTCGGTTGCGCCTCCGGCGCAGGATCGGCGGGTAGGCGCACGGGCCGTTTGGCCTGAGGCCTTAGGGATGTGTCGGCTGCGGCGGTTTCGGCATCAGCTGAAGATTGTTCAAAAACGCGCGCCAGGGCATCGCGCACCGATAGAGGCTGCCTTAAAAGCTGAGGGTTGCTGCGAAGATGCTGTTTAGCCGATTGGAAGGCCGCGATATTGGGCGGTATCCCGCGCCGGCGAAACTGCATGCCGAGCCAAACGCCGAAATTGCTCAGACGTCCGCTCTGTGCGGTTAGCAGCGAGACCCAGAAGTCATCTTCCAGTAGGTTCAGCCGTTGAAGTTGCTGGATCGTTTCGGTTTCAAAGGAACGGAAATCAGACTCCAGGCGGGCTTTTTCTTCCGGCGGCAAGGCGGGGTAATCGCGTTCGCTGGAAATGCCTTGAGAATTAAGAAAAAAAGAAAAAGAGCCGGCGGGTGTAGTCCGATTTTCTCCGCCGCTCGCTATAGTTTGGCCCAGGGTTGCGTATAATTCGACGCCCGGCAGGCATAACAATTGGCATGCCGCCAAGCCTACGGCAACCCCCCTGCGAAATTTCAAATTTGAAATTTCAAATTTTTTAAAAAGGGGGTCCTTCATGAGTCCATTTACCAACAGCTGCCTTGTATCTCCCCCCCAGCTCCCGGCGACAGGGCTGGGCTGGCCAACGGACTCACGAACCCTTCAACCAGGATCGTGGAAGTCCATTTTATCAAATGCAGCCAGCCGCAGCCCTCCATTTTGGTCTAGGGTCCGGTTTTATTAAAGAGGAGCCGAGCGGACCAGGCAGTCGGTCATTCTTAGAGCGCGGGCATTTAAGACAACCCCGTGTTTTGTCTTTTTAATGATCCGAGATACGGCGTAGAGAGGAATATAGAGGTAAAGCGAACGTCTCCTGAGCTTGAGCAGAAAGGCTAATTTCTTCATACAGTAACCCTCCTAATAACCACGTTCCTCCCCCTTCCCAGTCTTACTTATAGGCTTTACCGGATTAAGGGGCAATGAGGCCGGGAAAACCCGATTACGAACAGGTTACGCATGGTTACGCTGCGCCGTCCGGCTTGACATTGGGGGTCGCGGGCCATGGTATAATGTTTGTTATTGAGGGAGAGCCGGGAGGCTCTCCCTTATTTTTTATGCCATCGCCTCAAACCTTTATCTTCGGTAAACAGGAGCTTTGCTCCATTTTTGGGGATTTACGCCGCGTTGAACGCATTAAGCAGCGCGTTTTTCATTTAAACCGGCTCGGGGAGAACCTCGGGATCAAAATCACTTATTCCAGCGTGGATGCGACATTGGCCATACGCTTCCCTGTCGCCGGAGGCGCGGAAACCCTGACCCAGCGCCTCACCCGCGGCAAGGGGCATATTCAGAGGGCCATCGGCCAGGCTTTGGCTCAGCGGCTTGAATCCGCCAGAGAGCCGATGGCTGCGCTGGAAGCTTTGGCCCAAAACCAACAGGCTTGCCTTAGCCGGCGTTTGCCGGGTTGGGGCGCTTGGGGTTTGGATGAAATCTGGGTTAACCCCGTGACCCAATGGGATCAGCCGGTTCCCGGCCAAAATAGCAATTTAGGCCTGGCGGACCTGATCAGCGCTTACATGACAGGGGAGTCCGGCGGTTCGGTGATTGTTCTCGGCAATGCCGGAACCGGAAAAACCAGTTTGGCTTATCAGGTTTTCAAGAGATTGTCCGGCGCTTCCGGAGCGTTAAAATTTTATCCCCTTTATGTTCCCGCTCAAAGCCTAAGTTTTTCCCCACCTTCAAAAGGAATTTGTTGGGGTTCGCTTCCGGGCGCCCTTACTGAAGTCAATACTGAAATTCAGAACCGCGCTTTTCAAGAAGGAGGCCTGACCCTCCTTCTTGACGGTTTGGATGAAAATCCGAACATTTTTGATTTGACGGATCCGGCTGTTTTGGCTTTTTGGGAGAGCGTTTCCAGGAATCGCTGTTTGTTGACCATTCGCAAAGACTGTTGGGAAAAAATGGGCCTTCGGCGGTTGGAGCGTTTCTTTTCCCAGCGTCCATCCATCGTAACGCTTGGGGATTGGCCGTTTTCAACCATCAAACTTTTGTTCGCTCGTTTAGCGGAAATCGCCGGGCAACATCTTCCGGCCGCGGCCGCCGTTCTTAAACATTGCTCCGGTTTGGCTGATGCGGATTTGACTAAATTATTGGCCATGGTTCCTAAAACGCCATTAGGGTTGAACGCTTATGCCTCGTTGGTTCTCAATCAGGAGGGCTTGCTTCCGAAAAACGGGGACATGGTCCGCGAAGCCATGTTGCGTTGCGCTTTGTCCTGGGAAGCCGCAAAACAGTCGTCCGGCATCGATACGCAGACAATGACCGGGCTATTAACCCTTGTCGTTGGGCAGGCGCAAAAAAAGGAGACCTCGGTCTCATCATTTGAGCGGGTCTGGACCGAGGTTTGCCGGCGTTACCCGTATCTTGAGGGCCGAAGTCAAAAAGTTTTTTCCTGGCTGGAGCGGTTGCCGTTTTTGTCTTTGGATAAAGAGAGGGCCTGTTTGCTGATCGAGCCCGGCATAGCCGAGTTTTTAACCCGGCGGGCCCATTTTTTCAGAAAAAATAAACACACCCCGAAAGTTTTTTCGGTTGTCATCGACCAAGATCGCGGCGTTCAACGCCCGCGTGACGCCCAACGCCGGGGCCGCTCTCGCCGTCGTCAACGGCGGTCCCCCAATCCCTAGTTTCGAATAGAGTCGTTTACCTCCGGGTTATTGATTGATGGAGGCGATGGTTACCCCGAGCGCAATGCCCCCGCCCAGCGCGGCTAAGCCCGATCCCAAGGCAACAAGACCAA
The DNA window shown above is from Elusimicrobiota bacterium and carries:
- a CDS encoding NACHT domain-containing protein translates to MPSPQTFIFGKQELCSIFGDLRRVERIKQRVFHLNRLGENLGIKITYSSVDATLAIRFPVAGGAETLTQRLTRGKGHIQRAIGQALAQRLESAREPMAALEALAQNQQACLSRRLPGWGAWGLDEIWVNPVTQWDQPVPGQNSNLGLADLISAYMTGESGGSVIVLGNAGTGKTSLAYQVFKRLSGASGALKFYPLYVPAQSLSFSPPSKGICWGSLPGALTEVNTEIQNRAFQEGGLTLLLDGLDENPNIFDLTDPAVLAFWESVSRNRCLLTIRKDCWEKMGLRRLERFFSQRPSIVTLGDWPFSTIKLLFARLAEIAGQHLPAAAAVLKHCSGLADADLTKLLAMVPKTPLGLNAYASLVLNQEGLLPKNGDMVREAMLRCALSWEAAKQSSGIDTQTMTGLLTLVVGQAQKKETSVSSFERVWTEVCRRYPYLEGRSQKVFSWLERLPFLSLDKERACLLIEPGIAEFLTRRAHFFRKNKHTPKVFSVVIDQDRGVQRPRDAQRRGRSRRRQRRSPNP